From a single Bacillus pseudomycoides DSM 12442 genomic region:
- a CDS encoding glycosyltransferase family 2 protein, whose translation MRITVFTPTYNRSYIIEKLYRSLQEQTYTDFEWLVIDDGSSDNTEELFKMWKLEKNPFPIRYYKVKNGGKHRAINRAVDLAEGEMFFIVDSDDNLTEDALESIVSWENSLEDKKLFCGVSGNKGGSIEDLVGTTFEGKYIDATSLERNTYNITGDKAEVFYTDILRKNKFREFEGEKFMTEATVWNKMAYEGYKIRWFNKTIYICNYLEDGLTQNMKEIFAGSPKGTAYYMKQQIEFYKCGPKGRLSYYNLYYDFVKSNLNVKKAAEYLGIQPVTLMAAIFLAKCKKIISRRS comes from the coding sequence ATGAGAATAACAGTATTCACTCCAACATATAACAGGAGTTATATCATAGAGAAATTATATAGGTCGTTACAAGAACAAACATATACGGATTTTGAATGGCTAGTTATTGATGATGGGTCAAGTGATAATACAGAGGAATTATTCAAGATGTGGAAACTAGAAAAAAACCCATTTCCCATACGGTATTATAAAGTCAAAAACGGAGGGAAACATAGAGCGATTAACAGGGCTGTCGATTTGGCTGAAGGTGAAATGTTCTTTATAGTAGATTCTGATGACAATCTTACAGAAGATGCTTTAGAAAGTATAGTAAGTTGGGAAAATAGCCTAGAAGATAAAAAGCTATTTTGTGGTGTTTCGGGTAATAAAGGGGGGAGTATTGAGGACCTCGTAGGGACAACATTTGAAGGTAAATATATTGATGCAACTTCACTTGAACGGAATACATATAATATAACGGGAGATAAGGCTGAGGTTTTTTATACCGATATATTAAGGAAAAACAAGTTTCGTGAGTTTGAAGGGGAAAAATTTATGACAGAGGCTACAGTATGGAATAAAATGGCTTATGAAGGTTATAAAATAAGATGGTTTAATAAAACAATATATATATGTAATTATCTAGAGGATGGTTTAACTCAAAATATGAAGGAGATATTCGCCGGAAGTCCTAAAGGTACAGCATATTATATGAAGCAGCAAATTGAATTTTATAAGTGTGGTCCAAAGGGTAGATTATCCTATTATAATTTATATTACGATTTTGTTAAGTCTAATTTAAATGTAAAGAAGGCTGCAGAATACTTAGGTATTCAACCGGTTACTTTAATGGCGGCTATCTTTTTAGCTAAATGTAAAAAAATTATATCAAGAAGGTCTTAA
- a CDS encoding lasso peptide biosynthesis B2 protein: MNIINKAKAFLSFDMGTKLLLIEAFFYLGWARILKSIPFSKAAPILGIHMAETSLSHDESEKVTLRKISQAVHMMSRYTFWESQCLVKAIAAMKMLEKRQIESTLYLGTAKDETGNMIAHAWLRSGPFYITGVEEMKRFTVVGKFAKRIG; this comes from the coding sequence ATGAATATCATAAATAAAGCCAAAGCTTTCTTGTCGTTCGATATGGGAACAAAATTATTACTTATAGAAGCTTTCTTTTATTTAGGCTGGGCTCGTATTCTTAAAAGTATACCGTTTTCTAAAGCTGCTCCTATATTAGGAATTCATATGGCAGAAACGTCTTTAAGCCATGATGAATCGGAAAAGGTTACATTAAGGAAAATTTCTCAAGCAGTGCATATGATGAGCCGTTATACATTTTGGGAAAGCCAGTGTCTCGTTAAAGCTATCGCTGCAATGAAAATGTTGGAGAAGCGTCAAATTGAAAGTACCCTTTACTTAGGGACCGCGAAAGATGAGACAGGAAATATGATTGCCCATGCGTGGTTACGTAGCGGGCCCTTTTATATTACTGGCGTAGAAGAAATGAAGAGATTTACTGTTGTTGGTAAATTTGCAAAAAGGATAGGGTAA
- a CDS encoding lasso peptide biosynthesis PqqD family chaperone, with translation MSSKQTISLHSFVVQGQENVVSDMDGEKVMMSIHNGKYYNLGGIGGEIWSLINELISVNQVIDILLSRYMIEEAECKEQVLSFLNHLYAEGLISVDEKL, from the coding sequence ATGAGTAGTAAACAAACAATTTCATTACACAGTTTTGTTGTACAAGGTCAGGAAAATGTAGTGAGCGATATGGATGGGGAGAAAGTGATGATGAGCATCCATAATGGGAAATACTATAACTTGGGAGGTATAGGTGGTGAAATTTGGAGTTTAATTAATGAATTAATATCTGTGAATCAAGTGATTGATATATTATTGTCTCGATATATGATTGAAGAGGCAGAATGTAAGGAACAGGTACTCTCTTTCTTAAATCATTTGTATGCAGAAGGGTTAATCTCGGTTGATGAAAAACTTTGA
- a CDS encoding sugar transferase, with the protein MKRFFDLFVSLSLLVLLLVPISVVAVLVRCKLGSPIIFKQQRPGLHGASFSLYKFRSMTDEKDNNGNLLPDDVRFTKFGGFLRKCSLDELPQLFNVIKGDLSLVGPRPLLMEYLELYTEEQSRRHMVRPGITGWAQVNGRNAISWEEKFDLDVWYVDNRTFWLDMKILLLTAKKVFKSEGINQVGHVTVEKFNGTKNS; encoded by the coding sequence ATGAAAAGATTTTTTGATTTATTCGTTTCTTTATCATTATTGGTGTTACTGTTAGTTCCTATTAGTGTAGTAGCCGTATTAGTTAGATGTAAGTTAGGTTCCCCCATCATATTTAAGCAGCAACGCCCGGGATTACATGGTGCGTCTTTTTCTCTTTATAAGTTTAGATCTATGACTGATGAGAAAGATAACAACGGCAATCTGTTGCCTGATGATGTAAGGTTTACTAAGTTTGGGGGATTTCTTAGAAAGTGTAGTTTGGATGAGTTGCCACAGTTATTCAATGTTATAAAAGGCGATTTAAGTTTAGTAGGTCCCAGACCACTATTAATGGAATACTTGGAGTTATATACAGAAGAACAATCTAGGCGGCATATGGTAAGACCAGGAATTACAGGATGGGCTCAAGTGAATGGAAGAAATGCAATTTCATGGGAAGAGAAATTTGATCTTGATGTGTGGTATGTCGATAATAGGACTTTTTGGCTTGATATGAAAATTTTGTTGTTAACGGCAAAGAAAGTATTTAAGTCAGAAGGAATCAATCAGGTTGGGCATGTAACTGTGGAAAAATTTAATGGTACAAAGAATTCTTGA
- a CDS encoding paeninodin family lasso peptide: protein MKQEWQSPVLEVLDINMTMAGPGKRLVDQVFEDEDEQGALHHN, encoded by the coding sequence ATGAAACAAGAATGGCAATCACCAGTATTAGAAGTGCTTGATATCAACATGACAATGGCTGGACCTGGAAAGAGACTTGTTGACCAAGTTTTTGAAGATGAGGATGAGCAAGGCGCACTTCACCACAACTAA
- a CDS encoding acetyltransferase, translating into MRIIMIGAGGHSKVIRDIILSYGNYEIIAQLDDVYKELKVEDGVYFGPISAAVKLMDEHVDTKFVIAIGNNRTRKIIMEQLEIPSHRYATLIHKQSIVSLSAKIGAGTVVMPGAIINADVEIGNHVIVNSGAIIEHDNKVKDFAHISPNAVLTGSVTVGTGVHIGAGVNVIPNITIGDWSVIGAGATVICDIVANCKAVGIPARVIKKEL; encoded by the coding sequence ATGCGAATAATTATGATTGGGGCAGGTGGTCATAGTAAAGTAATCCGAGATATTATCCTATCGTATGGAAATTATGAAATCATTGCGCAATTAGATGATGTGTATAAAGAGTTAAAAGTTGAGGATGGCGTTTATTTTGGACCTATTTCTGCAGCTGTAAAGTTAATGGATGAGCATGTAGATACAAAGTTCGTGATAGCTATAGGAAATAACAGAACAAGAAAGATAATTATGGAGCAGTTAGAGATTCCCAGTCATCGCTATGCGACGCTTATACATAAACAATCTATTGTTAGTTTAAGTGCAAAGATTGGAGCTGGTACGGTTGTGATGCCTGGTGCAATTATTAATGCAGATGTTGAAATTGGGAATCACGTTATTGTCAATTCAGGCGCTATTATTGAACATGATAATAAGGTAAAAGATTTTGCACATATTTCCCCAAATGCAGTGCTTACAGGATCCGTTACTGTAGGAACAGGAGTACATATAGGAGCAGGAGTTAATGTAATTCCAAATATTACAATTGGCGATTGGTCCGTTATCGGTGCCGGAGCAACAGTGATCTGTGACATTGTAGCGAATTGTAAAGCAGTTGGCATTCCAGCTAGAGTAATAAAAAAAGAATTATAG
- a CDS encoding DegT/DnrJ/EryC1/StrS family aminotransferase, which produces MVYSQEKTRIYLSAPHMSGNEQKYIGEAFDMNWIAPLGPNVDAFESELSSHVGVRDAAAVSSGTSAIHLALRLLDVKDGDTVFCSSLTFIASANPILYLGAKPVFIDSELETWNMSPQALERALRDANEKGILPKAVIVVNLYGQSAKMDEILSLCDTYNVPVVEDAAESLGSSYKGKASGTFGKFGIYSFNGNKIITTSGGGMLVSNDVEALRKARFLATQARDPAPHYQHSEVGYNYRMSNILAGVGRAQLQVLRDRVQARRKIFDRYYQELSHIPGVQFMPELEDTYSNRWLTVLTVDEEKIGVSIQTLLKQLENENIEARPVWKPLHMQPLFEGITYYSHSEREDIARKLFETGLCLPSGSGMTEQDQTRVITCIKNILTVSAGM; this is translated from the coding sequence GTGGTATATTCACAGGAAAAAACAAGAATCTATCTCTCCGCTCCACATATGAGCGGTAATGAACAAAAATATATAGGGGAAGCATTTGATATGAATTGGATTGCTCCACTTGGTCCAAATGTAGATGCGTTTGAAAGTGAACTTTCATCCCATGTTGGAGTTCGTGATGCGGCTGCAGTTAGTTCAGGAACCTCTGCTATCCATTTGGCACTTCGCTTACTGGATGTAAAAGATGGAGATACGGTGTTTTGTTCGAGTCTTACTTTTATAGCGAGCGCAAATCCAATTTTATATTTAGGGGCTAAACCAGTATTTATTGATTCTGAGCTTGAAACATGGAATATGTCGCCACAAGCTTTAGAACGTGCATTACGTGATGCAAATGAGAAAGGAATACTTCCGAAAGCAGTCATTGTTGTAAATTTATATGGACAAAGCGCTAAAATGGATGAAATTCTTTCGTTATGTGATACATATAATGTTCCAGTAGTAGAGGATGCAGCGGAATCACTTGGTTCTTCCTACAAAGGTAAAGCAAGTGGGACATTCGGAAAATTTGGTATTTATTCGTTCAACGGCAATAAAATCATTACAACTTCAGGTGGAGGTATGCTTGTTTCGAATGATGTCGAGGCATTGAGAAAAGCAAGATTTTTAGCTACTCAAGCAAGAGATCCGGCTCCACACTACCAACATAGTGAGGTTGGATATAATTATCGTATGAGTAATATTTTAGCGGGTGTAGGTAGAGCGCAGCTGCAAGTCTTACGGGATAGAGTACAGGCAAGGAGAAAAATATTTGATAGATACTATCAAGAATTATCTCATATTCCAGGGGTACAGTTTATGCCTGAGTTAGAGGATACTTATTCAAACCGATGGCTTACAGTTCTTACTGTAGATGAAGAAAAAATAGGAGTATCGATTCAGACATTACTGAAACAACTGGAAAATGAAAACATTGAGGCGCGTCCTGTTTGGAAACCTCTTCATATGCAACCGCTATTTGAGGGAATAACTTATTATTCTCATAGTGAACGTGAAGATATTGCTAGAAAACTATTTGAAACCGGTCTATGTCTTCCATCTGGATCAGGTATGACAGAGCAAGATCAGACAAGAGTTATTACATGTATTAAGAATATATTGACGGTAAGTGCTGGCATGTAA
- a CDS encoding lipopolysaccharide biosynthesis protein: protein MRIKNSIINISAGIGNQIIVTSLSFISRTVFINSLGIEYLGINGFLTNILSMLSLAEAGIGASIMYSLYKPVAENDQEKINVLMRLYRKAYMVIALIVLLLGLSLMPFLGYFIKDSNVENIHWIYLIFLFNTVVPYLYMHKNSFLSVSQKGYIVTGIYSISSIASACLKIGILHFTKNYILYLVIDSVITVATSIVLAIIVNRMYPFLKEKVSGVLDAETKEKIVKNVKAIVLQNIGNYLVLGTDNIIISSFISVAAVGLYSNYNMLIDICRNFTYQIFNNTYHSVGNLVAEESVEKVYSVYKVYMLLNFWLYSFFSILLCITIEPFITLWIGTEYLMSKSVLLVLIIIFYERGMRNSITTVKTTAGVFHEDRYAPLVQAAVNLVISIVLVKYMGIIGVFIGTLVSVLVVPFWITPYLVYKNVFNRSVMDYFLKYSYYAVIGIGTYFITSFLSNFTLSSHFWELLLKGMICIIVPNVIYILIFHKTTEFKYLFGIIRGISQKLLKKFNLNKKISC, encoded by the coding sequence ATGAGGATAAAAAACTCCATAATTAATATATCTGCTGGGATCGGAAACCAAATCATTGTTACATCTTTAAGCTTCATTTCACGAACTGTATTTATCAATAGTTTAGGTATTGAATATCTAGGTATAAATGGATTCCTTACTAATATATTATCCATGCTTTCTTTAGCTGAGGCAGGGATAGGTGCTAGTATAATGTATAGTCTTTATAAGCCGGTTGCAGAGAACGATCAAGAAAAGATTAACGTACTTATGAGATTGTATCGGAAAGCATATATGGTAATCGCCTTAATTGTCTTGTTACTTGGATTGTCCTTGATGCCATTTCTTGGTTATTTCATTAAAGATTCGAATGTCGAAAATATCCATTGGATTTATCTTATTTTTCTATTCAATACAGTTGTACCTTATTTGTACATGCATAAGAATTCATTCTTAAGTGTTTCGCAAAAGGGTTATATTGTAACAGGAATATATTCTATATCTTCAATTGCATCTGCTTGCCTCAAGATTGGAATACTTCATTTTACAAAAAATTATATTCTATACTTAGTTATTGATAGTGTGATAACAGTCGCTACTAGTATTGTTTTGGCAATTATAGTCAACAGGATGTATCCATTTTTAAAAGAGAAAGTTTCGGGTGTATTAGATGCTGAAACTAAAGAGAAAATTGTTAAGAATGTGAAAGCAATTGTACTACAAAACATAGGGAATTATTTAGTATTGGGTACTGATAACATTATTATATCTTCATTTATCAGTGTGGCGGCAGTCGGATTATATTCTAATTATAATATGTTAATAGATATTTGTAGAAACTTTACTTATCAAATCTTTAATAATACATATCATAGTGTAGGAAATTTAGTAGCAGAGGAAAGTGTAGAGAAGGTTTATAGTGTGTATAAAGTCTATATGCTTTTAAATTTTTGGTTATACTCATTCTTCTCTATACTTTTATGCATTACAATAGAACCTTTTATCACTTTATGGATTGGAACCGAGTATCTTATGAGCAAAAGTGTGTTGCTTGTATTAATAATTATTTTTTATGAAAGGGGCATGAGGAATTCCATAACGACTGTAAAAACTACAGCGGGTGTTTTTCATGAGGATAGATATGCGCCTTTGGTTCAAGCTGCTGTTAATTTAGTAATTTCTATTGTATTAGTTAAGTATATGGGAATAATAGGTGTCTTTATTGGTACACTTGTAAGTGTGCTTGTTGTTCCTTTCTGGATTACTCCTTATTTAGTATACAAAAATGTATTTAATAGGTCTGTAATGGATTATTTCTTGAAATACTCCTACTACGCAGTGATAGGTATAGGAACGTATTTTATTACGAGTTTTTTGAGCAATTTCACGTTATCAAGCCATTTTTGGGAGTTATTGTTAAAGGGAATGATTTGTATCATAGTTCCTAATGTGATTTATATATTGATTTTTCATAAAACAACAGAGTTTAAATATTTATTTGGGATTATTAGAGGGATTTCACAAAAGTTATTAAAAAAATTCAATTTAAACAAGAAAATTTCTTGTTAA
- a CDS encoding lasso peptide isopeptide bond-forming cyclase encodes MSAITGIYHLNGEPIPPEHRIGIMKDLSRYPGDNTDIWHKENIFLGSHAKWITSESINEQLPYYDYETQLVITADAIIDNRNELFDRLQVEKVHRREMPDSKLILLAYQKWGEHVPKYLIGDFAFMIWDERKQLLFGARDFSGSRTFYFYRNQNQFAFCTSIQPLFSLPYVGKELNEQWLAEYLAIPNMLDTIDAFSTVHKNIEQVPPSHTISVVKGRVSIAKYDTLFVEEQLQLKSNEDYEEAFRDVFESAVTSRLRTHRNVGSHLSGGLDSGAVASFAARALQKENKKLYTFSSVPAEGFTDWTRGHTIADEKPFIQTTVQHVGNIKGNYLNFPGENSFSEIDDWLEIMEMPYKFFENSVWVKGIYEKAQQQGIGVLLNGARGNFTISWGPALDYYATLLKKFSWLQLYREIDLYGKNVGVKKSRILKVVGEKAFPSIKNMFSSEQQYELPTLVSPELAKRTDVFRKLEEHGVKVTGASIPNIYEIRQKHFEQLNLWNTTGTSGTKLSLRYGLQGHDPTNDLRVIRFCLSLPLEQFVQNGLNRALVRRSTKGFLPDKVRLNQRVRGIQAADVVHRMIPSWKMFIEELQQLSKDPVASNFFNIEIIKSAILKIQGEPQVEYVFDPDFRILMRSLIVYRFIKKYI; translated from the coding sequence ATGAGTGCAATAACCGGAATTTATCATTTAAATGGAGAACCGATACCGCCTGAACATAGGATTGGAATCATGAAGGATTTATCTCGTTATCCAGGTGACAATACCGATATATGGCACAAGGAAAATATTTTTTTGGGCTCCCATGCAAAATGGATAACATCTGAATCTATTAATGAACAATTACCTTACTATGATTATGAAACACAGTTGGTTATAACTGCTGATGCTATTATTGATAATCGCAATGAATTATTCGATAGATTGCAAGTAGAAAAGGTACATAGAAGAGAGATGCCTGATAGTAAGTTGATTTTACTCGCTTATCAAAAGTGGGGAGAGCATGTACCAAAGTATCTAATTGGTGATTTTGCTTTTATGATTTGGGATGAGAGAAAGCAATTACTCTTTGGTGCACGTGATTTTTCAGGAAGTCGGACTTTTTACTTTTACCGCAATCAAAATCAATTTGCTTTTTGTACTAGCATACAACCGCTGTTTTCTTTACCATACGTCGGGAAGGAATTGAATGAGCAATGGTTAGCTGAATATTTAGCGATACCTAATATGCTTGATACAATAGATGCATTTTCAACAGTGCATAAAAATATAGAGCAAGTCCCCCCTTCTCATACTATCTCCGTAGTTAAGGGAAGAGTTAGTATTGCGAAATACGACACGTTATTTGTAGAGGAGCAGTTGCAACTCAAATCAAATGAAGATTATGAAGAGGCGTTCAGGGACGTATTTGAAAGCGCAGTAACATCAAGGTTACGTACTCATCGTAATGTTGGTTCTCATTTAAGTGGGGGATTAGATTCAGGTGCTGTTGCTAGCTTTGCTGCGAGAGCTCTGCAAAAAGAGAACAAAAAATTATATACATTCAGCTCAGTACCTGCAGAAGGATTTACTGATTGGACTCGTGGCCATACGATTGCTGATGAAAAGCCATTTATCCAAACTACAGTACAACATGTAGGGAATATTAAAGGGAATTATTTGAATTTCCCGGGAGAAAATTCTTTCTCAGAAATTGATGATTGGCTTGAGATTATGGAGATGCCATATAAATTTTTCGAAAATTCCGTCTGGGTGAAAGGAATTTATGAAAAAGCCCAACAACAAGGGATTGGGGTGCTCTTAAATGGAGCGAGAGGAAATTTCACAATCTCTTGGGGGCCAGCTTTAGATTATTATGCGACTTTACTTAAAAAATTCAGCTGGTTGCAGCTTTATCGTGAAATTGATTTGTATGGTAAGAACGTTGGGGTCAAAAAATCGAGAATACTGAAAGTTGTAGGAGAGAAAGCATTTCCATCGATAAAAAACATGTTTTCCTCGGAACAGCAATACGAATTGCCAACGTTAGTTAGTCCAGAACTTGCAAAACGTACTGATGTATTTAGAAAGCTTGAAGAACATGGTGTGAAAGTAACAGGGGCTTCTATCCCAAATATATATGAAATAAGACAGAAACATTTTGAACAGCTAAACTTGTGGAATACAACGGGTACAAGTGGAACAAAGCTCTCCTTGCGCTATGGTTTACAAGGGCATGATCCAACGAATGACTTACGGGTAATTCGATTCTGCTTATCGTTACCACTCGAACAATTTGTTCAAAATGGCTTAAATCGTGCACTTGTCCGGAGGTCCACAAAAGGATTTCTTCCTGACAAAGTAAGATTAAATCAACGTGTGCGGGGAATACAGGCAGCTGATGTGGTTCATCGCATGATTCCTTCATGGAAAATGTTTATCGAGGAACTTCAGCAGCTTAGTAAAGACCCAGTGGCCTCTAACTTTTTTAATATAGAGATTATTAAGAGTGCGATTTTGAAAATTCAAGGAGAACCACAAGTAGAATACGTGTTTGATCCGGATTTTAGAATTTTAATGCGTAGTCTTATTGTCTATCGATTTATCAAAAAATATATTTGA